CCCGCGACACGAGTTCGTCGAGGGCGACATCCGGAATCGGGAACTCGTGACCGACCTCGTCTCTGACGTGGACGCCGTCGTCAACTTCGCGGCGGAGTCCCACGTCGACCGTTCTATCGAAGGTGCCGAGCCGTTCGTCACAACGAACGTCGGTGGGACGCAGACGCTTCTCGATGCTGCACGAGACGCCGACGTCGACCGCTTCCTCCAGATATCGACCGACGAAGTGTACGGGCAGATACTCGACGGGACCTTCTCGGAAGCGGACGCTCTCAACCCGCGGAACCCCTACGCTGCAACGAAGGCCAGCGCGGATCTGTTGGCCATGAGCTACGAGACGACATACGGACTTCCGGTGGTCGTGACACGGACGTGTAACAACTTCGGGCCGCGACAGCACTCGGAGAAGCTGATTCCGAAGTTCATCCAGCGCGCGGCCGCCGGGGACGACCTCCCGGTGTACGGCGACGGGTCGAACGTGCGCGAGTGGATATACGTTGAGGACAACTGCCGGGCACTCGACGTTGTACTCCACGAGGGCGAGGTCGGAGAAGTGTACAATGTCGGCACCGCGGAAGAGCGGACGAATCTCGACGTCACGGAGGCTATCATCGACGCAGTCGATGGGTCCGAAGAACAGATCTCATTCGTGGAGGACCGCCCCGGCCACGACCAGCGTTACGCCCTCGACACGGCCAAAATTAAGGGTCTCGGGTGGGAGCCAACGTGGACCTTCGAGGAGGGGCTGGCCCGAACCGTCGACTACTACACCGAGTAGTTACAGGTCGCGGTAGTACTCGACGTACTGCTCGGCGATTCGCTCCCACGTCATCGTTCCCGAGAGTTCGTAGGCTGCCTGCTTCTTTTCGGCCAGTACCTCAGGGTGGTCGACGAGGTACTCGAGCGTCTCCGCCATCTCTTTGCCGTTGCTCACGACGTCCACGCCGTGATTTTGCCGCGCATCCGAGAGTGTCGCGAACCCACACGTGTCGGTGATGAGAATGCTACAACCCGCTCCCGCCGACTCGATGGCCGTCGTCGGGTGGTTGTCGTGTTCCGAGGGGATGAGCACCACGTCTGCATCGCGGTAATGCTGTTCGATGTCGTGGCTGTAGCCGTGCATTCGGTGTTCCCACGCCGAGAGCTTCTGGGCGTACGCCTCGTCTTTCACTGGGCCGACGATGTCGACGACGTAGCGCTCGTCGTTCGGATCGAGATGCTGGAGCACGCGGTGTTGGCCTTTTATTGGACCGATGAGTGCCGGGATGAGAACCCGAACCGGGTCCGAGACGGGGCCCGGTTCGAACCGGTCGGCCTCGCTTACGCCGAGAGGGATGACACCGTCGGCGGAGCACCGAGCGTACGTCTTGAGTTGGTCCGCGACCATCGGGCTGGCTGCGACGATGGTGTCCGTCCGGTGGTAGCCGATGGCTTTCAGCAGAGAGTAGATGTTCGCGCCGACGAACTCTCGCGGGTTGATGATGTGTGGTGCCCACAGGAGCATCTGGATGTCCCCCGCGAAGCCGAGGCAACTCTGGATATCCGCCCCGTCGATGAGGCCGGGGATAGAGTGGAAGATGTCGTGGTCGTTTCGCTCGACAGTCCGGGCGACCCGACGCTTCGTGCGAACGAAGTTGGGAACCGAATCGACGGACCC
The DNA window shown above is from Halobaculum marinum and carries:
- a CDS encoding glycosyltransferase family 4 protein, which translates into the protein MDKDIAVYGPLNTEELGPSAVTRKLVRALDAVGCDVTLYTTGDDTHDQVETVHVSGSVDSVPNFVRTKRRVARTVERNDHDIFHSIPGLIDGADIQSCLGFAGDIQMLLWAPHIINPREFVGANIYSLLKAIGYHRTDTIVAASPMVADQLKTYARCSADGVIPLGVSEADRFEPGPVSDPVRVLIPALIGPIKGQHRVLQHLDPNDERYVVDIVGPVKDEAYAQKLSAWEHRMHGYSHDIEQHYRDADVVLIPSEHDNHPTTAIESAGAGCSILITDTCGFATLSDARQNHGVDVVSNGKEMAETLEYLVDHPEVLAEKKQAAYELSGTMTWERIAEQYVEYYRDL
- the rfbB gene encoding dTDP-glucose 4,6-dehydratase; the encoded protein is MDVLVTGAAGFIGSNFVHYLLREYEDIGVVSLDALTYAGSKENLNGVLDDPRHEFVEGDIRNRELVTDLVSDVDAVVNFAAESHVDRSIEGAEPFVTTNVGGTQTLLDAARDADVDRFLQISTDEVYGQILDGTFSEADALNPRNPYAATKASADLLAMSYETTYGLPVVVTRTCNNFGPRQHSEKLIPKFIQRAAAGDDLPVYGDGSNVREWIYVEDNCRALDVVLHEGEVGEVYNVGTAEERTNLDVTEAIIDAVDGSEEQISFVEDRPGHDQRYALDTAKIKGLGWEPTWTFEEGLARTVDYYTE